A single window of Desulfomonilia bacterium DNA harbors:
- a CDS encoding nicotinate phosphoribosyltransferase, with translation MKKLHIADTAQIKKGLVTDVYFLRTEKILKARKMNKHVCMEIFLKSFPDRDYKWGVFAGLEDVCTLLEGRSVDVNAIPEGSMFFAGEPVMTIEGDYLDFGELETAILGCICQASGIATKASRLRLICGDKKLISFGARRMHPAIAPMVERAAYIGGCDGVATVAAAELIDVKPSGTIPHALILQFGDTVKAALAFDEIIESDVPRVVLIDTLMDEKFEALRVAEAMGKRLAGIRFDTPSSRRGNFKRLLEEVRWELDLRGYNHVKLFVSGGLDVKSVFEIRDIADAFGVGTSVSSAATLDFSMDIVEIEGKPFAKRGKESGRKNVFRCGKCMKGYVLPSGMKAPRCVCGKMAAPVLKEVIRKGRLAAELPGAKDIRSRFMNELKVFAGDCDVKDLLCI, from the coding sequence ATGAAAAAGCTTCATATCGCTGATACCGCACAGATAAAGAAAGGCCTGGTCACGGACGTCTATTTTCTGAGGACCGAAAAGATTCTCAAGGCCAGGAAGATGAACAAGCATGTGTGCATGGAGATTTTTTTAAAGAGCTTCCCGGACAGGGATTACAAATGGGGAGTCTTCGCAGGTCTCGAGGATGTCTGCACCCTGCTAGAGGGCAGATCTGTCGATGTGAACGCCATACCTGAGGGAAGCATGTTCTTCGCCGGTGAACCTGTTATGACGATCGAGGGCGATTATCTCGATTTCGGCGAACTCGAGACCGCAATACTCGGCTGCATATGCCAGGCATCGGGCATAGCAACAAAGGCTTCACGCCTGAGGCTCATATGCGGTGATAAAAAGCTAATAAGCTTTGGCGCCAGAAGGATGCACCCTGCCATAGCGCCCATGGTGGAGAGGGCCGCCTACATAGGGGGATGCGACGGAGTCGCCACAGTGGCCGCGGCCGAACTCATCGACGTAAAGCCGTCCGGCACCATACCTCATGCGCTCATCCTGCAGTTTGGTGATACCGTTAAGGCCGCGCTTGCATTCGATGAGATCATCGAATCGGATGTGCCCAGGGTCGTGCTTATAGATACGCTCATGGATGAGAAATTCGAGGCGCTGCGAGTGGCGGAGGCCATGGGCAAGAGACTTGCGGGCATAAGGTTCGATACCCCTTCATCAAGGAGGGGGAATTTCAAGAGACTCCTGGAAGAGGTAAGATGGGAACTCGATTTGAGGGGATACAATCACGTGAAGCTGTTTGTCTCCGGCGGGCTGGACGTGAAGTCCGTGTTTGAGATTAGGGACATCGCGGACGCATTCGGCGTGGGCACCAGCGTATCGAGCGCGGCCACACTAGACTTTTCAATGGACATAGTGGAAATCGAGGGGAAACCCTTTGCAAAGCGCGGCAAGGAATCCGGCCGCAAGAATGTGTTCAGGTGTGGAAAATGCATGAAGGGCTATGTCCTTCCTTCGGGGATGAAGGCCCCGAGATGTGTATGCGGAAAAATGGCAGCACCTGTACTGAAAGAGGTAATCAGAAAGGGCAGACTTGCGGCGGAGCTACCCGGGGCAAAGGATATACGTTCGCGGTTCATGAATGAGCTCAAGGTCTTTGCCGGTGATTGCGATGTAAAAGACCTGCTCTGTATATAA